One genomic window of Kosmotoga olearia TBF 19.5.1 includes the following:
- a CDS encoding pseudouridine synthase, giving the protein MRLDTFLSRFGGISRRQSRKLIKTGRVEVNGAKIRNPEFKIPENSSIFLDGNRIVPYGKLYIAMNKPVGYVCSKSRTEGLSVYDLINEVFSSKLSIAGRLDKNSRGLLLLSNDGNFVHEIISPRKKIEKEYIVKVEEKILPEQLQILLQHVDIGKGEYARAESVQFIDIVTFSIVLTEGKYHEIRRMVKSALKNNVVDLKRIRIGGYHLPGDLHEGEWRILTEEEIKAATGKILR; this is encoded by the coding sequence ATGAGGCTTGATACTTTTTTATCCAGATTCGGTGGAATTTCTCGAAGACAGAGCCGAAAATTAATAAAGACGGGAAGGGTAGAAGTTAATGGAGCTAAGATCAGGAACCCGGAGTTCAAAATCCCGGAAAATTCATCAATATTCCTTGATGGGAACCGGATAGTCCCTTATGGTAAACTCTACATTGCCATGAACAAACCTGTAGGGTATGTTTGCTCCAAAAGCAGGACGGAAGGATTAAGTGTTTACGATCTGATCAATGAGGTCTTCTCCTCCAAACTATCTATTGCAGGAAGATTGGACAAAAATTCAAGAGGGCTTTTGTTACTGAGCAACGATGGTAATTTCGTGCATGAGATTATTTCACCAAGGAAAAAGATAGAAAAGGAATACATTGTGAAAGTAGAGGAGAAAATTTTGCCTGAGCAGCTTCAGATTCTTCTCCAGCATGTTGACATCGGAAAGGGAGAGTACGCAAGAGCTGAATCAGTACAATTTATAGATATTGTAACATTTTCAATTGTCCTCACAGAAGGAAAATATCACGAGATACGCCGTATGGTGAAAAGCGCACTGAAAAATAATGTGGTCGATCTAAAAAGGATCCGAATAGGTGGCTATCATTTACCCGGGGACCTGCATGAAGGAGAATGGAGAATTCTAACTGAAGAAGAAATAAAAGCTGCCACCGGAAAGATTCTCCGGTGA